In one Arachis duranensis cultivar V14167 chromosome 9, aradu.V14167.gnm2.J7QH, whole genome shotgun sequence genomic region, the following are encoded:
- the LOC107467274 gene encoding monooxygenase 2, producing MEMIVEDIVIVGAGIAGLATSLGLHRLGVASLVLESSEKLRVYGFGLTTWTNAWKALDALGIGDILRHQHLRLTKSVTTSLIMGQETSTTSLRGTAKHCGDIEVRCVLRQLMVEALANELPSGTVRYSSKLIAIEDSGFSKILHLQDGTTIKTKVLIGCDGIKSVVAKWLGLRGTSFTGRYCVRGCVNNNHGHGLQPSFMHFFGKGFRSGFLPCDHKTVYWFLTWTPNNEELEMAKSPNKMKQFVLSKLEKAPSDIRRIIEKTEAEDIFTAALKYRPQWELIRGNISKGNVCVAGDAFHPMAPDLGQGGCCSLEDAVVLARCVAQVFNRKNNDYDNNIIEEEKEKDLYKRVEAALEKYANERKWRSIDISVTSLVVGFIQQGDLDFVSHLRDKYLASFLAHLMVNKSDFDCGRLNIVTPYS from the exons ATGGAGATGATAGTTGAGGACATCGTGATTGTGGGAGCAGGAATTGCTGGCCTTGCAACATCCTTAGGACTTCACAG gttGGGTGTGGCAAGTTTGGTGTTAGAATCATCGGAGAAGTTGAGAGTTTATGGCTTTGGACTCACAACATGGACTAATGCTTGGAAGGCCTTGGATGCTCTCGGCATTGGAGACATCCTACGCCACCAACACCTACGTCTAACCAA GAGTGTTACGACTTCTTTGATTATGGGTCAAGAAACATCAACTACCTCTTTGAGGGGCACAGCAAAGCA TTGCGGAGACATTGAAGTTCGTTGTGTTCTAAGACAGTTAATGGTGGAAGCACTTGCCAATGAGCTTCCAAGTGGAACAGTCAGATATTCCTCAAAGCTCATTGCAATAGAAGATTCTGGATTCTCCAAGATACTTCATCTTCAAGATGGAACAACCATCAAAACAAAG GTATTGATAGGGTGCGATGGTATAAAGTCGGTGGTTGCAAAGTGGTTAGGGTTGAGGGGAACCTCTTTCACAGGCAGATATTGTGTGAGGGGTTGTGTTAATAATAATCATGGCCATGGGCTTCAACCcagtttcatgcatttctttGGGAAAGGCTTTCGTTCTGGTTTTCTCCCCTGTGATCACAAAACCGTTTACTGGTTTTTGACTTGGACTCCAAATAACGAAG AATTGGAGATGGCAAAGAGCCCAAATAAAATGAAGCAATTTGTGTTGAGCAAGCTTGAGAAAGCACCAAGTGATATTAGAAGAATCATAGAAAAAACAGAAGCAGAAGATATATTCACAGCTGCATTGAAATATAGACCTCAATGGGAGCTTATAAGAGGAAACATTAGCAAAGGTAATGTTTGTGTTGCTGGAGATGCATTTCACCCAATGGCCCCTGACCTTGGCCAAGGTGGTTGCTGTTCCTTAGAAGATGCTGTTGTTTTGGCCAGGTGTGTTGCTCAGGTCTTCAACAGAAAGAATAATgattatgataataatattattgaagaagaaaaagaaaaggatctTTACAAAAGAGTTGAGGCTGCATTGGAGAAATATGCAAATGAGAGAAAATGGAGGAGCATTGATATTAGTGTTACATCTTTGGTGGTGGGTTTTATTCAGCAGGGTGATTTGGATTTTGTGTCCCATTTAAGGGACAAATATTTGGCTTCATTTTTAGCTCATTTGATGGTCAACAAGTCAGATTTTGACTGTGGTAGACTAAACATTGTCACCCCTTACTCTTAG